The Salinibaculum sp. SYNS191 genome has a window encoding:
- a CDS encoding helix-turn-helix transcriptional regulator: MGDDAGAVEQIAFLTRAEPRVEILTHLLESGPTTQREFREHVDASRSTVTRALSALDEHDWIRRDGEAWRLTPQGRIVADGLGDLVDTIRATEEISTFLEWFPYAEFDLDLAHIRGAEILSHAPGDPYLPARRQTELLHEVGEFRGLLPSLDIEGTRVVHERIHSGEFEAEIVVPAGLEPTLTTGEYATLFREQIRTGRLTVRVHDGDLPFYLGLGDDGTVHVGVEDDDGFPRALLATDSDDVRAWAESVYRDFRDRARVKPADEF, translated from the coding sequence ATGGGCGACGACGCCGGGGCGGTCGAGCAGATTGCCTTTCTCACCCGGGCGGAACCGAGAGTCGAGATTCTCACGCACCTGCTGGAGTCGGGGCCGACCACACAGCGGGAGTTTCGCGAGCACGTCGACGCGTCGCGGTCGACCGTGACGCGCGCCCTGTCGGCGCTGGACGAGCACGACTGGATTCGACGCGACGGGGAGGCGTGGCGCCTGACGCCGCAGGGTCGCATCGTCGCTGACGGACTCGGTGACCTGGTCGACACCATCCGGGCGACCGAGGAGATCTCGACGTTCCTCGAGTGGTTTCCCTACGCAGAGTTCGACCTCGACCTGGCGCACATCCGCGGTGCCGAGATACTCTCGCACGCTCCCGGCGACCCCTATCTCCCCGCCAGACGACAGACGGAACTCCTGCACGAGGTGGGGGAGTTCCGCGGCCTGCTCCCGTCGCTCGACATCGAGGGGACCAGGGTCGTCCACGAGCGGATTCACTCCGGCGAGTTCGAGGCGGAGATAGTCGTGCCGGCGGGACTGGAGCCGACGCTCACCACCGGCGAGTACGCGACGCTCTTTCGCGAGCAGATACGGACGGGCCGGCTGACCGTCCGGGTCCATGACGGGGACCTTCCGTTCTATCTCGGCCTCGGTGACGACGGGACCGTCCACGTCGGCGTCGAGGACGACGACGGCTTCCCCCGGGCGCTGCTGGCGACCGACAGCGACGACGTCCGCGCCTGGGCCGAGTCGGTCTACCGGGACTTCCGCGACCGCGCCCGCGTGAAGCCGGCCGACGAGTTCTGA
- a CDS encoding MBL fold metallo-hydrolase RNA specificity domain-containing protein, with product MTRSVRYTDGIEIDLSTGETVVADASAPDGDVNVVSHAHGDHLYDDPPDEVVWSSLTADLAAVRRPDDPLPETVTDDRITLVDAGHVPGSRAVLVEDADRTYLYTGDISTRSRHALAGFDPPEADVLVVESTYGDPEYVFPPRPEVATAFHDWLADSADHPVIVFAYSLGRAQEVQLLLGDSGRERVFVTEAIENLNEPIAAATDLSFPVERYTRETTLGAGDALVLPSQTNRLSFVESIVEETGALRAALSGWAVDTSFRYAGGYDRTFPLSDHCDFEELLAVVEQVDPEVVYTTHGSTDTLATEIRSRLGYEAHSLKQNQTSLSDF from the coding sequence GTGACACGGTCGGTCCGGTACACCGACGGCATCGAAATCGACCTCTCGACCGGCGAGACGGTCGTCGCCGACGCCAGCGCCCCCGACGGCGACGTCAACGTCGTGAGCCACGCCCACGGCGACCATCTCTACGACGACCCGCCCGACGAGGTGGTCTGGTCGTCGCTCACCGCCGACCTCGCTGCCGTCCGCCGCCCCGACGACCCGCTGCCCGAGACGGTCACCGACGACCGCATCACCCTGGTCGACGCGGGACACGTCCCCGGGTCGCGGGCCGTGCTCGTCGAGGACGCCGACCGGACCTACCTCTACACCGGGGACATCAGCACGCGCTCGCGGCACGCCCTCGCGGGCTTTGACCCGCCGGAAGCGGACGTCCTCGTCGTGGAATCGACGTACGGCGACCCCGAATACGTCTTCCCGCCCCGACCAGAAGTGGCCACGGCGTTCCACGACTGGCTGGCCGACAGCGCCGACCACCCGGTCATTGTCTTCGCGTACTCGCTGGGGCGGGCCCAGGAGGTGCAACTCCTGCTCGGCGACTCGGGCCGCGAGCGCGTCTTCGTCACGGAAGCAATCGAGAACCTGAACGAACCCATCGCGGCGGCGACGGACCTCTCCTTCCCGGTCGAACGGTACACCCGCGAGACCACGCTGGGGGCCGGCGATGCACTCGTACTTCCCTCACAGACGAACCGGCTCTCCTTCGTCGAGTCAATCGTCGAGGAGACGGGCGCGCTGCGGGCTGCCCTCTCGGGGTGGGCAGTCGACACCAGCTTCAGGTACGCCGGCGGCTACGACCGCACCTTCCCGCTGTCGGACCACTGTGACTTCGAGGAACTGCTGGCCGTCGTCGAACAGGTGGACCCCGAGGTGGTCTACACGACCCACGGGAGCACGGACACGCTGGCGACCGAGATACGGTCGCGGCTGGGCTACGAGGCGCACTCGCTGAAGCAGAATCAGACGTCGCTGTCGGACTTCTAG
- a CDS encoding amidohydrolase, translated as MSHLHIAGGQVLTPETTVERADVLVDQDTGTIEAVGTDLDAAGAETLDASGGLVIPGLVNAHSHVAMTLFRGHADDKELDAWLQEDIWPVEAELQAEDVAAGTRLGVAEMIRSGTTTFADMYFFMPEVAEVVAETGMRARLGHGCISVGKDDADARGDFREGLDFAREYDGYADGRVTTMFNPHSLTTVFEDHFADYVPEAREAGMTVHFHANETTDEVDPIVDERGRRPLDWADDLGLLADDSFIAHGVHVDESEIELLADRGTAVIHCPASNMKLASGMAPVQEMLDAGVTVGLGTDGPASNNDLDMFDEMRDAAMLGKLAADDASAVDAATTVDLATKGSADAIGVDSGRIAEGANADVAVLSLDAPHLTPPHDLVSHLAYAASGSDVRHTVCDGQVLMRDRELTTIDLAAARAEATERAEALIERASES; from the coding sequence ATGAGCCACCTTCACATCGCCGGCGGGCAGGTCCTCACCCCCGAGACCACCGTCGAGCGCGCGGACGTACTCGTCGACCAGGACACAGGGACCATCGAAGCGGTCGGGACGGACCTCGACGCGGCCGGCGCGGAGACGCTGGACGCCAGCGGCGGCCTCGTCATCCCCGGCCTCGTCAACGCCCACTCCCACGTCGCGATGACGCTCTTTCGGGGCCACGCCGACGACAAGGAACTCGACGCCTGGCTCCAGGAGGACATCTGGCCAGTCGAGGCCGAACTCCAGGCCGAGGACGTCGCCGCCGGGACGCGCCTGGGCGTCGCCGAGATGATTCGCTCGGGGACGACTACCTTCGCCGACATGTACTTCTTCATGCCGGAGGTCGCCGAGGTGGTCGCGGAGACGGGGATGCGCGCCCGCCTCGGCCACGGCTGTATCTCCGTCGGCAAGGACGACGCCGACGCCCGCGGGGACTTCCGGGAAGGGCTGGACTTCGCCCGCGAATACGACGGCTACGCCGACGGCCGCGTCACGACGATGTTCAACCCCCACAGCCTCACGACGGTCTTCGAGGACCACTTCGCGGACTACGTGCCGGAGGCCCGCGAGGCGGGCATGACGGTCCACTTCCACGCCAACGAGACCACCGACGAGGTGGACCCCATCGTCGACGAGCGGGGCCGCCGCCCGCTCGACTGGGCCGACGACCTGGGGCTGCTCGCCGACGATTCCTTCATCGCCCACGGCGTCCACGTCGACGAGTCCGAGATAGAACTCCTCGCGGACCGGGGCACCGCCGTCATCCACTGCCCGGCGTCGAACATGAAACTCGCCAGCGGGATGGCACCGGTCCAGGAGATGCTGGACGCGGGCGTGACCGTCGGCCTGGGCACCGACGGGCCGGCGTCGAACAACGACCTGGACATGTTCGACGAGATGCGCGACGCGGCGATGCTGGGGAAACTCGCCGCGGACGACGCCAGCGCCGTCGACGCCGCGACGACCGTCGACCTGGCGACGAAGGGCAGCGCCGACGCCATCGGCGTCGACAGCGGCCGCATCGCGGAGGGGGCCAACGCCGACGTCGCGGTGCTCTCCCTCGACGCCCCGCACCTGACGCCGCCCCACGACCTGGTGAGCCACCTGGCCTACGCCGCCAGCGGGAGCGACGTGCGCCACACCGTCTGCGACGGGCAGGTGCTGATGCGCGACCGCGAACTCACGACCATCGACCTCGCTGCCGCACGGGCCGAGGCGACCGAGCGTGCCGAGGCGCTCATCGAGCGCGCGAGCGAGAGTTAA
- a CDS encoding adenosylhomocysteinase, with protein sequence MTAPISEQLDDAASQREEGARKMDWARQHMPIMAALREEFEADQPFAGEVIGMAMHVEAKTAVLAEVLAAGGAEVAITGCNPLSTHDDVSAALDAIDGITSYAKRGVDDDAYYDAMDAVVAHEPTITVDDGGDLVFLIHEEYPELIETIIGGCEETTTGVHRLRAMADDGALDYPMFAVNDTPMKRLFDNVHGTGESSLASIAMTTNLSWAGKTVVVAGYGHCGKGVAKKASGQNADVVVTEVEPRRALEAHMEGYDVLPMAEAAAEGDVFITTTGNRDVVVGEHFDAMQDGVLLANAGHFDVEIDLDALEAKAVDTYEARDGVTAYEMDDGRRLNVLAEGRLVNLATPVALGHPVEVMDQSFGIQAVCARELVENGDEYDAGVHDVPDDLDREVAEIKLAAEGVAFDSLSDAQRDYMDSWQHGT encoded by the coding sequence ATGACTGCACCCATCAGTGAGCAACTGGACGACGCCGCCTCCCAGCGCGAGGAGGGGGCCCGCAAGATGGACTGGGCGCGCCAGCACATGCCCATCATGGCCGCGCTCCGCGAGGAGTTCGAGGCCGACCAGCCCTTCGCCGGCGAGGTCATCGGCATGGCGATGCACGTCGAGGCCAAGACGGCCGTCCTCGCCGAGGTTCTCGCCGCCGGCGGCGCGGAGGTCGCTATCACCGGCTGTAACCCGCTGTCGACCCACGACGACGTCAGCGCCGCACTCGACGCCATCGACGGCATCACCTCCTACGCCAAGCGCGGCGTCGACGACGACGCCTACTACGACGCGATGGACGCCGTCGTCGCCCACGAGCCGACCATCACCGTCGACGACGGCGGCGACCTCGTCTTTCTGATCCACGAGGAGTACCCCGAACTCATCGAGACGATCATCGGCGGCTGTGAGGAGACGACGACCGGCGTCCACCGCCTGCGCGCGATGGCCGACGACGGCGCGCTCGACTATCCGATGTTCGCCGTCAACGACACGCCGATGAAGCGCCTGTTCGACAACGTCCACGGCACCGGCGAGTCCTCACTGGCCTCCATCGCCATGACGACGAACCTCTCCTGGGCCGGCAAGACCGTCGTCGTCGCCGGCTACGGCCACTGCGGTAAGGGCGTCGCGAAGAAGGCCAGCGGCCAGAACGCCGACGTCGTCGTCACCGAGGTCGAACCCCGCCGCGCGCTCGAAGCCCACATGGAGGGGTACGACGTGCTCCCGATGGCGGAGGCCGCCGCGGAGGGCGACGTCTTCATCACGACGACGGGCAACCGCGACGTCGTCGTCGGCGAGCACTTCGACGCCATGCAGGACGGCGTTCTGCTCGCCAACGCCGGCCACTTCGACGTGGAAATCGACCTCGACGCACTCGAAGCGAAGGCGGTCGACACCTACGAGGCACGCGACGGCGTCACCGCCTACGAGATGGACGACGGCCGCCGGCTGAACGTTCTCGCGGAGGGGCGGCTGGTCAACCTCGCCACGCCCGTCGCGCTGGGCCACCCCGTCGAGGTGATGGACCAGAGCTTCGGCATCCAGGCCGTCTGCGCCCGCGAACTGGTCGAGAACGGCGACGAGTACGATGCGGGCGTCCACGACGTGCCGGACGACCTCGACCGCGAGGTCGCGGAAATCAAACTCGCCGCGGAGGGCGTCGCCTTCGACAGCCTCAGCGACGCACAGCGCGACTACATGGACTCCTGGCAGCACGGGACGTAA
- a CDS encoding aldo/keto reductase, with product MEYVPAGDAEIPALGVGTFQLDSDQARETVRTALDLGYRHVDTAEYYDNEEGVGAGIAAAPVDRDDVFLTTKVWRSNLRRDDVRAAAEASLDRLGVDYVDLLLIHWPHPRVPVAETLRAMEELRAEGLTRHIGVSNFTRSQLADAMEVADAPIVTDQVLYHPFKAQRDLRQFCVESDVALTAYSPLATGDVVGNDDLARIGRRYDRTAAQVALRWLVQQDGVVAIPRSSSADHLADNLDVFDFELTDAEMREVHGLTGSLRRRLENTLPKLMRSFPL from the coding sequence ATGGAGTACGTCCCCGCCGGCGACGCCGAGATTCCCGCACTCGGCGTCGGCACCTTCCAGCTCGATAGCGACCAGGCACGCGAGACAGTCCGAACGGCGCTGGACCTCGGCTATCGCCACGTGGACACGGCCGAGTACTACGACAACGAGGAGGGCGTCGGCGCGGGCATCGCGGCCGCACCCGTCGACCGCGACGACGTCTTCCTGACGACGAAAGTCTGGCGCTCGAACCTCCGCCGCGACGACGTCCGCGCCGCCGCCGAGGCCAGCCTCGACCGCCTGGGCGTCGACTACGTCGACCTCCTCCTGATTCACTGGCCCCACCCGCGCGTCCCCGTCGCGGAGACGCTGAGGGCGATGGAAGAACTCCGCGCGGAGGGGCTGACCCGCCACATCGGCGTGAGCAACTTCACGCGCTCGCAACTGGCCGACGCGATGGAGGTCGCCGACGCGCCAATCGTGACCGACCAGGTGCTGTACCACCCGTTCAAAGCGCAGCGCGACCTCCGCCAGTTCTGTGTCGAGTCGGACGTCGCACTGACCGCCTACAGCCCGCTGGCGACGGGCGACGTCGTCGGGAACGACGACCTGGCACGCATCGGCCGGCGCTACGACAGGACCGCCGCGCAGGTGGCGCTGCGCTGGCTCGTCCAGCAGGACGGCGTCGTGGCGATTCCCCGCTCGTCGAGCGCCGACCACCTCGCAGACAACCTCGACGTCTTCGACTTCGAACTGACGGACGCGGAGATGCGCGAGGTTCACGGGCTGACCGGCAGCCTCCGGCGGCGACTGGAGAACACGCTCCCGAAACTGATGCGGTCGTTCCCGCTCTAG
- a CDS encoding MFS transporter → MGAGSVNPRVSFVSVFPLDFVSPGVSPGSPRATLARLRSLAREVHGQGRGWTLLAVAAGWFLVLGLRFVVPALLPIITEDFPVSNAAAGAAITLLWITYALVQFPAGALVDRLGERRLLAASTVAASVGLVGYALSPTFAVFLLATALFGFGSGLYGPPRGTVLSRTFPDTDGVAFGSVLAAGSIGAALLPVAAIVVADAVGWRVALGATIPGFLLVTVALYRVVPGAGRSVRADGGTISLRKRAGAVRRAIAGRGVVLAVVGATLMLFIFQGLTAFYTTYLVEVKGLTEGTAGVLFGLLFVSGAVWQSLGGGFADRYGHGSILSVVALSGMVPLALLPFVSGLLPLALVAVFIGVRLSMAPITNAYIVSLLPANVRGTAWGLLRTGFFTVGAFGSTVVGAMADRGLFAEAFFLLAGLSVVAGLVYLFLPAREQVAD, encoded by the coding sequence ATGGGGGCGGGGAGTGTCAATCCCCGGGTCTCGTTCGTCAGCGTCTTTCCGCTCGACTTCGTCTCCCCGGGTGTGTCCCCTGGCTCGCCGCGCGCGACCCTCGCTCGCCTCCGCTCGCTCGCCCGCGAGGTCCACGGCCAGGGACGGGGCTGGACGCTGCTGGCCGTCGCCGCGGGCTGGTTTCTCGTTCTCGGCCTGCGGTTCGTCGTGCCAGCGCTCCTGCCCATCATCACCGAGGACTTCCCGGTCTCGAACGCGGCCGCCGGTGCGGCCATCACGCTGCTGTGGATTACCTACGCCCTTGTGCAGTTCCCCGCGGGCGCGCTCGTCGACCGCCTCGGCGAGCGCCGACTGCTCGCCGCCAGCACGGTCGCCGCATCGGTCGGACTCGTCGGGTACGCGCTCTCGCCGACCTTCGCCGTCTTCCTCCTCGCCACTGCGCTGTTCGGATTCGGGTCGGGACTGTACGGCCCGCCCCGCGGGACCGTCCTCTCGCGGACGTTCCCCGACACCGACGGCGTGGCCTTCGGTAGCGTGCTTGCCGCCGGGAGCATCGGGGCCGCCCTGTTACCGGTCGCCGCCATCGTCGTTGCCGACGCGGTCGGCTGGCGGGTCGCCCTCGGTGCGACGATTCCGGGCTTCCTGCTGGTGACTGTCGCGCTCTATCGCGTCGTCCCCGGTGCGGGCCGGTCGGTCCGGGCGGACGGCGGGACCATCTCGCTCCGCAAGCGTGCCGGTGCAGTCCGGCGGGCGATTGCCGGCCGGGGCGTGGTCCTCGCCGTCGTCGGCGCGACGCTGATGCTCTTTATTTTCCAGGGGTTGACGGCCTTCTACACGACGTACCTCGTCGAAGTGAAGGGGTTGACGGAGGGGACCGCGGGCGTCCTCTTCGGGTTGCTGTTCGTCTCCGGGGCGGTCTGGCAGTCCCTCGGCGGCGGCTTCGCCGACCGGTACGGCCACGGGTCGATTCTGTCTGTCGTGGCGCTGTCCGGGATGGTTCCCCTCGCCCTGTTGCCGTTCGTCTCCGGGCTCCTCCCGCTCGCGCTCGTGGCCGTCTTCATCGGCGTGCGCCTCTCGATGGCCCCGATTACGAACGCCTACATCGTCTCACTGCTGCCCGCGAACGTCCGGGGGACGGCGTGGGGCCTGCTCCGGACGGGCTTTTTCACCGTCGGTGCCTTCGGGTCGACAGTCGTCGGCGCGATGGCCGACCGGGGACTCTTTGCCGAGGCCTTCTTCCTGCTGGCCGGGCTGTCCGTCGTCGCTGGCCTGGTCTACCTCTTCCTGCCGGCCCGCGAGCAGGTCGCGGACTGA